The genomic stretch TTGCCGCCTCAGACAAGCGAACTTCCTTTGTGGGCAGTAACTTCATGTACGAGGATGTCTCCGGCCGGAATCTGTCAGAAGATACCCGTGAACTGGTGGAGAGCAACGACACCCATTACGTGATCAAAAACACGCCCAAGAAACCGGAAGACGTGGAGTTCTCTTCCTACACCGTGCAGATCGACAAAAAGAATTTTCTGCCAGTAAAAGCAGTCTACCTAGATAAAAATGGCAAGGAGTACCGAACTGTTGAGGCCACCAAGGTAGAGGATATTGATGGCATTCCCACAGTGGTTGAGTCCAAGGTCACGGATCTGGAAGCAAAAAGCTCCACAGTGTCCAAGTTCAGCAATGTTGAATACAACATTGGTTTGAAGGAAAACGTATTCACTGAAAGGTACATGACTAATGACAGGAAGGCACGCGACCTCGCAAATAAAACAAAAAAATAGGAGTTGGTATGAGAAAAACAGCATATATCGCAGTAGCTCTAATTTTCGTTTTACCAATCAGTTTAAGTGTAGTTAGGGCAGAGGATGACAATATTTCCTTGTCTGAAAGGTTGCATGACGACTACGGCGTTGAAGCTCTCGGTTTTGCCGAGAC from Candidatus Electrothrix communis encodes the following:
- a CDS encoding outer membrane lipoprotein-sorting protein, with product MKKTIVTACSLFALLVSAPLAATAAEEVDVEEVVNKANLAAYYAGDDGKAEINMTITDSQGRERTREFIILRKDKEDGGQQFFYVYFKKPSDVSKMVFMVHKNVDKDDNRWMYLPALDLVKRIAASDKRTSFVGSNFMYEDVSGRNLSEDTRELVESNDTHYVIKNTPKKPEDVEFSSYTVQIDKKNFLPVKAVYLDKNGKEYRTVEATKVEDIDGIPTVVESKVTDLEAKSSTVSKFSNVEYNIGLKENVFTERYMTNDRKARDLANKTKK